The genomic interval CGGATACACTTTTGCTATGGCGTTTTTTAAGATGATGGAAGCTGTAAATTTACGCCAAATTGATGAACTTATCGAAGCAAGTAAAAATATAAATCAAAATACAACAAAAGTGCAACCGCAAAATGCACAAAATTTTACCGAAAATCAAAATTTAGACGGGCGAAATTCTAAAAATCTGCAAAGCAGTACAAAAACCGAACAAACTTTAACAAATATGCCGCCATACAAACTGTTTGTAAAAAATATTTATGATAGAGATTATGATTTAGGTGAAATTTTTGACAATTATATAGAATTTGACAGTTTTGAAAACGGCGTGATGACAATAATTTCAAATGCTACCAATATAAAAACAAGAAATGCCTTAAATATAGGATTTAAAGCGCTGAAAGAAATTTTAAAACAAACTTTCGGCGAAAAAGCAACACTCAAAGTAATAAAAAAAGACAGCGAAGTCTTAAAAGAGCAAATAAAAAAAAATATGAGCCTAAATGAAGATAGAAACGAAACAAATGAGGCGATTGAAAAATTACAACAAATGAAAAAAACCAATAAAATGACGAACGAAGAAATTTTGATAAACGAACTTGACCGCTTATTCGGCGCTTATAAAGTTTAAAGAAATTTTAGGGTAGAATTTTAAAAATTTTTATTAAAAAAGGGTAAAAATGCGAGGATATAAAATTTTTTCAGGCACTGCGAATCTTGAATTTTCAAAGAAAATTTCAAAATATTTGTCGCTTCCGTTAAGTGAAGCCACTATTAAGCGTTTCAGTGATGGCGAAATAAATGTCCAAATCCGTGAAAGTGTGCGCGGAAAAGATGTTTTTGTCATCCAACCTACCTGTGCTCCTGCAAATGTAAATCTAATGGAACTTTTAATTGTTTCAGACGCGTTAAGAAGAAGTTCGGCAAACTCAATAACCGCCGTTGTACCGTACTTCGGCTATGCAAGACAAGATAGAAAAGCGGCTCCAAGGGTTCCTATTACCGCCAAATTAGTTGCAAATATGATGCAAACAGCAGGCGTAAATCGCGTGGTTACTATGGATTTGCATGCAGGACAAATACAAGGATTTTTTGACGTTCCTGTGGATAATCTATACGGCTCGATTGTTTTCGTTGATTTTTTAAAAGCGCAAAATTTAAAAAATCCGATTATAGCAAGCCCTGATGTCGGCGGCGTGGCACGCGCAAGAAGTTTTGCAAAAAAACTTAATTTGGATATGGTAATAGTTGATAAGCGCCGCGAAGAAGCAAATAAAAGCGAAGTTATGAATGTAATAGGCGATGTAAAAGATAAGGATGTGATTTTAATAGACGATATGATAGATACGGCAGGAACTATCGTAAAAGCGGCCACAGCCTTTAAAGAGCGCGGCGCCACAAGCGTTATGGCATTTTGCACACATGCCGTTTTAAGCGGTATAGCTTATGAAAATATAGCAAATCCTGCGCTTGATAAACTGATTGTAACCGATACAATTCCTTTAAAAGACGGCGCAAATACAGATAAAA from Campylobacter hominis ATCC BAA-381 carries:
- a CDS encoding ribose-phosphate pyrophosphokinase produces the protein MRGYKIFSGTANLEFSKKISKYLSLPLSEATIKRFSDGEINVQIRESVRGKDVFVIQPTCAPANVNLMELLIVSDALRRSSANSITAVVPYFGYARQDRKAAPRVPITAKLVANMMQTAGVNRVVTMDLHAGQIQGFFDVPVDNLYGSIVFVDFLKAQNLKNPIIASPDVGGVARARSFAKKLNLDMVIVDKRREEANKSEVMNVIGDVKDKDVILIDDMIDTAGTIVKAATAFKERGATSVMAFCTHAVLSGIAYENIANPALDKLIVTDTIPLKDGANTDKIKILSVAPLFGEVIRRVYHDESVNSLFI